From one Bacteroidota bacterium genomic stretch:
- a CDS encoding response regulator transcription factor: protein MAKEKLKILVAEDDPNLGLLLVDYLHTEGFEVTLCKDGELALKAFQENMFDMCLLDVMMPKLDGFSLAKKIRKKDKAVPVIFITAKSLKEDKLKGYDLGADDYITKPFDEEELLWKIKAVIRRIPDNKNKPDNGIIAIGKYTLDFDNQSLTFDSNSKRITEKESEILKYLSNHRNRIIKREELLEEIWGKNDYFLGRSLDVFITKIRKYLKDDTDLSIENVFGVGFILNVASTSEVSSSIL, encoded by the coding sequence ATGGCTAAAGAAAAACTAAAAATACTGGTAGCGGAAGACGACCCTAATTTAGGTTTGCTTTTGGTTGATTACTTGCATACGGAAGGTTTTGAAGTTACGCTTTGTAAAGATGGAGAGTTGGCTTTAAAAGCCTTTCAGGAAAACATGTTTGATATGTGTTTGCTGGATGTAATGATGCCTAAACTGGATGGTTTTTCATTGGCTAAAAAAATAAGAAAAAAGGACAAAGCAGTACCCGTTATTTTTATCACAGCCAAATCCTTAAAAGAAGATAAACTAAAAGGATATGATTTGGGTGCGGATGATTATATAACCAAACCATTTGATGAAGAGGAATTGTTATGGAAAATAAAAGCCGTTATCAGACGAATTCCGGACAATAAAAACAAGCCCGATAACGGAATAATTGCAATAGGCAAATACACTTTGGACTTCGACAACCAATCGTTAACTTTTGATAGTAATAGCAAACGCATTACGGAGAAAGAAAGTGAGATACTTAAATACCTGTCGAATCACCGAAACCGTATTATAAAACGCGAAGAATTACTAGAGGAAATATGGGGCAAGAATGATTATTTTTTAGGCAGAAGTTTGGATGTATTCATTACCAAAATACGCAAATACTTAAAAGATGATACAGACCTGAGTATAGAAAATGTTTTTGGTGTCGGGTTTATTTTAAATGTAGCATCAACAAGTGAAGTAAGCAGCTCAATTTTATAA
- a CDS encoding HAMP domain-containing sensor histidine kinase, with product MKLNRTYLFIAISSVALLIVLIIQVNWILQSAKIKEELFNEKANMVLSKTADALLADKETYRNLAAANMVLSKKVNALHATDKTTYKNLPSQVSEEDTHTIDSLFNHFMKVYNIRIDYFFEIKTAPVKINNQIAWANSGQKQGVTSTKKENSFNQTDSYQTCIGDGDDKNNLELKLVFPDKEQFIIAEMGIPFITSVVLILVVLVMSWRTILSLLKEKRISEHTTDFLNNMTHEFKTPLTNIALAGKMMVKDSNIKEENRIKHYSGIILEENEKLRHQVEQVLSMTALERGEIPLQKTELDFHQLIHDAIKCISVQIENTQGHLTLSLDATQFVITGDKQHLTNALCNLIDNAIKYAKGKPELYIHTFNKGPYLILTVADGGIGIAKAYQKKVFDKFFRVPTGNVHDVKGFGLGLAYIKAIVELHAGTIELQSNPDDNREGKKTIFTITLSNHG from the coding sequence ATGAAACTAAACCGAACCTATTTATTTATAGCCATTTCTTCTGTTGCCTTACTCATAGTGCTCATTATTCAGGTGAACTGGATATTGCAAAGTGCCAAAATAAAAGAGGAGTTATTTAATGAAAAAGCCAATATGGTGCTTTCAAAAACAGCTGATGCACTCCTTGCTGATAAAGAAACTTACAGGAACTTAGCGGCTGCTAATATGGTGCTTTCAAAAAAAGTAAATGCACTCCATGCTACTGATAAAACAACTTATAAAAATTTACCCTCACAGGTAAGTGAAGAGGATACACATACTATAGATTCTTTGTTTAATCATTTCATGAAAGTGTATAATATCCGTATTGATTATTTTTTTGAGATAAAAACGGCTCCGGTTAAAATAAACAACCAGATAGCATGGGCAAATTCAGGCCAAAAGCAAGGTGTAACCAGCACTAAAAAAGAAAACAGTTTCAATCAAACGGACTCTTACCAAACCTGTATTGGCGATGGTGATGATAAAAATAACCTGGAACTTAAATTGGTATTTCCGGATAAGGAACAATTTATTATTGCGGAGATGGGTATACCATTTATTACATCGGTGGTATTGATACTGGTTGTGTTGGTTATGTCATGGCGAACTATACTCTCCCTGTTAAAAGAAAAAAGAATATCAGAACATACAACAGACTTTTTAAACAACATGACGCATGAGTTTAAAACGCCTTTAACCAATATAGCTTTAGCAGGTAAAATGATGGTGAAGGATTCAAATATTAAAGAGGAAAACAGAATAAAACATTACTCTGGAATTATACTGGAAGAAAATGAAAAACTACGCCATCAGGTAGAACAGGTATTAAGCATGACGGCTTTGGAAAGAGGTGAGATTCCATTGCAAAAAACGGAGCTGGATTTCCATCAGCTTATTCACGATGCCATCAAATGTATCAGCGTACAAATTGAAAACACGCAAGGACACTTAACACTCAGTTTAGATGCTACACAGTTTGTAATAACGGGCGATAAACAACATTTAACCAATGCCCTTTGTAACCTTATTGACAACGCTATTAAATACGCTAAAGGCAAACCTGAATTATACATACACACCTTTAATAAAGGACCTTACTTAATACTGACAGTGGCTGATGGTGGTATTGGTATAGCCAAGGCATACCAGAAAAAAGTATTCGATAAATTTTTCAGGGTACCGACAGGCAATGTACATGATGTAAAAGGATTTGGCCTTGGCCTGGCTTATATAAAAGCCATTGTGGAACTACATGCAGGCACTATTGAATTACAAAGCAATCCTGATGATAACCGCGAAGGAAAGAAAACTATTTTCACCATTACATTAAGCAACCATGGCTAA
- a CDS encoding two-component regulator propeller domain-containing protein: MKPSQLLLLLYIFTTVCNGQNLPKNRVVSEPKIIKVGKPKIVIPAGANPYASFRCSMKDKAGNLWFGTTGFGIYRYDGKLFTHFDEKDGLPNAAVFSLLEDKNGTIWAGTDKGVFRNIGDGFVPFPLENNIFFATSLHFGDELHKGLRVTKTVYCIMQDRVGNMWFGTEQKGLCRFDGKTFTHFINIDNTWHEVPSDSLKNNDTIPHNMVQYIMEDNMGNIWFSALGKGCNAVFSFDRKTFKSHTTGHIFYMIENRQGNIWMATRDNGVCFYNGKGVEHFTQKDGFCDRGANALLEDSKGNIWIGSVGNMETKGGCVIIYNGKNFISFSTEALKNNRIWTMVEDKTGNIWFGTRDQGLYRYDGKTSEDFIERAKK; encoded by the coding sequence ATGAAACCTAGCCAATTACTATTGTTGTTATATATTTTTACTACTGTCTGTAATGGACAAAACCTGCCCAAAAACAGAGTAGTAAGCGAACCAAAAATAATAAAAGTGGGAAAGCCCAAGATTGTTATACCTGCCGGAGCAAACCCTTATGCTAGCTTTCGTTGCTCTATGAAAGATAAAGCAGGTAACCTTTGGTTTGGCACTACCGGTTTTGGCATCTACCGGTACGATGGAAAGCTGTTTACCCATTTTGACGAAAAAGATGGTCTGCCCAATGCAGCCGTATTTAGTCTGTTAGAAGATAAGAATGGAACCATTTGGGCAGGAACAGACAAAGGCGTCTTTCGCAATATAGGTGATGGCTTTGTTCCATTTCCATTGGAAAACAATATATTTTTTGCTACCTCCTTACATTTTGGTGATGAACTCCATAAAGGCCTTCGGGTTACAAAAACAGTTTATTGCATTATGCAGGATAGGGTAGGCAATATGTGGTTTGGTACCGAGCAGAAAGGTTTATGCCGTTTTGATGGAAAAACATTTACCCATTTTATAAATATAGATAATACATGGCATGAAGTACCGAGCGATAGCCTAAAAAACAATGACACTATTCCTCATAATATGGTACAATATATTATGGAAGACAACATGGGAAATATTTGGTTCAGTGCTTTAGGTAAAGGCTGTAACGCGGTATTTAGTTTTGATAGAAAAACATTTAAAAGCCATACCACAGGCCATATTTTTTATATGATTGAAAACCGGCAAGGAAATATTTGGATGGCTACCAGAGACAATGGTGTTTGCTTTTACAATGGAAAGGGAGTTGAACATTTTACCCAAAAAGATGGCTTTTGCGATAGAGGTGCAAATGCTTTGCTGGAAGACAGCAAAGGAAATATTTGGATAGGCAGTGTAGGTAATATGGAAACCAAAGGAGGTTGTGTAATTATTTACAATGGAAAAAACTTTATTTCCTTTTCAACTGAAGCTTTAAAGAACAATAGGATATGGACCATGGTAGAAGATAAAACAGGGAATATTTGGTTTGGTACAAGAGATCAGGGACTTTATCGTTATGATGGAAAAACGTCTGAAGATTTTATAGAAAGAGCTAAGAAATAA
- a CDS encoding T9SS type A sorting domain-containing protein, which produces MRKNYMLLSGVKYLHALFLFALLLTCTVRSVAQYNTFAIPAIANGNSNNGRGPITSSLFHRSNAIYKAAELTPYLSSGDTIGKVGWSILTAGGSVTGNMKIYLVNTTDVTYNRSTTWATLLTTPTATTLVYNGSMTIPASATVYSVTLSTPFVYTGAGIYVAYEWTPSTTSTGALYNCNTDITGGQWNAQGASLPATLNLNSNFRAQVILGVVPKKIDASVDELYSLGKLPIPYANPHIVRTRITNKGKDTLFTWPITLNITGANTFTTTSYIDTLLPGGNSKYVDFAGFSPANTGNNILTVSVPTDSVSSNNSKTFNQTVNLNSYNYADPTLPSLGGAGFNGGTGDFVAKFKYTGTNKINQIGVNFFGGGQSVKIGIWDTSATGTPGILLWQSASFTSVTGLNTIPVNPKLAISGSFYVGVIQFNATNANFGFQNENPIRDKTFYYTSPTGSSTWSDFSVTNSPYRFMIEPRLELANDLSVTQLLSPLTGCLDTVSNQPISLRVMNVGLLAQNFASNNLSVRVSVTNPLNVTSTLPATVISTGTLASGDSITVNPVTNYNMNTPGTYTFKLWAGTTTEVNTNDTLTVTINVKPLPPVVTSTVTYCQNATATALTATGVNTLLWFTSSSGGAGSNTAPTPVTTSAGTTLYYVADSNAITGCISARALITVNVTAPVANNSITSLPQIICSGSSPTTITASTPTGGSGTTYTYSWLSSTTSATTGFAVASGTVNTQNYSPAALTQAMWFRRKVISGACAADTSAAIKVDINLNSTWNGSMSTDWADPDNWSNGVVPCNNSNVTIPALSFNYPIISVPVTVNKLNINSGASLTLLGANAQLNLLDSFINNGLFTSANGTKINFNGSSQQIIPAGNYAKLQINNTAGAILGGSVTLSDSLLLTNGILYLDANNLTLGTNSYAGAGSANSFIKTNGFGSVIVNGVGGTGKTGNVIIPIGNATFNPVKLLNAGTTDNFTLRLFDSVTANYSGSSSVGNKLPGNVVDRTWIINEGTAGGSNATVTLQWNTIDELPGFTRFACFVSRYNGTFWVGNPPSAAIGSNPYTQTLSGITAFSPFSIANLAFPVELISFKGEENGNKVLLTWATASEINNDHFTVERSFDNVNFTAIGTVKGAGTSSRINTYNFTDIDAIALAQPTLYYRLKQVDMDGTFTYSTIVVINLNKGNHTLETITPNPFDNALKITFNGNKTVTHVQVKITDINGRIVSERTVSSPVDIQFINLDNLANLTTGMYNVLVVTNGETNIYKVVKN; this is translated from the coding sequence ATGAGAAAAAATTACATGCTTTTATCAGGTGTAAAATATTTACATGCTTTGTTTCTTTTTGCTTTATTGCTTACCTGCACCGTACGATCAGTTGCTCAGTATAACACCTTTGCAATTCCGGCTATTGCCAACGGAAATTCAAACAACGGACGCGGCCCTATTACTTCATCATTATTCCACAGGAGCAATGCTATTTACAAAGCTGCTGAGTTAACGCCTTATCTTTCTTCCGGTGATACCATAGGCAAAGTAGGTTGGAGCATTCTTACCGCAGGAGGAAGCGTTACAGGAAACATGAAAATATATTTGGTAAATACTACCGATGTAACTTATAACAGAAGCACAACTTGGGCTACCTTGCTTACCACACCAACTGCCACGACATTGGTATATAACGGGTCTATGACTATTCCTGCTTCGGCCACGGTTTATTCAGTAACACTAAGCACTCCATTTGTTTATACAGGTGCAGGTATATATGTTGCTTACGAGTGGACTCCTTCTACCACTTCTACAGGTGCCCTTTATAACTGCAATACAGATATTACAGGCGGGCAGTGGAATGCACAGGGTGCTTCATTACCTGCCACACTTAATTTGAACAGCAATTTTCGTGCACAGGTAATATTAGGTGTTGTTCCTAAAAAGATTGATGCTTCGGTTGATGAATTGTACAGTTTGGGTAAACTACCTATTCCTTATGCCAACCCGCATATAGTAAGAACAAGAATAACCAATAAAGGAAAAGACACCTTGTTTACTTGGCCAATTACTTTAAACATTACAGGTGCCAATACATTTACCACCACCAGTTATATAGATACACTTTTACCTGGAGGTAACTCCAAATACGTTGACTTTGCAGGTTTTAGTCCTGCCAATACAGGTAATAATATACTTACTGTAAGCGTGCCCACCGATAGTGTGAGCAGCAATAATTCAAAAACATTTAACCAAACCGTTAACCTCAATTCTTATAACTATGCCGACCCTACTTTACCTTCATTAGGAGGCGCAGGTTTTAATGGAGGCACAGGCGATTTTGTAGCTAAATTTAAATATACAGGCACTAACAAAATAAACCAGATAGGAGTGAACTTTTTTGGAGGCGGTCAGTCAGTAAAAATTGGTATATGGGATACTTCAGCTACAGGAACCCCTGGAATCTTGTTGTGGCAGTCGGCAAGTTTTACTTCAGTAACAGGTTTAAATACCATTCCGGTTAATCCTAAGCTGGCTATTTCAGGAAGCTTTTATGTAGGTGTTATACAGTTTAATGCCACCAATGCCAATTTCGGATTTCAGAATGAAAACCCCATTCGCGATAAAACCTTTTACTATACTTCACCCACAGGTAGTAGTACATGGAGCGATTTTAGTGTAACAAACAGTCCATACCGCTTTATGATAGAGCCACGTTTGGAGCTTGCAAACGACCTGAGTGTAACACAGCTTTTATCACCTTTAACAGGATGTCTTGATACTGTGAGTAACCAACCAATTTCATTAAGGGTAATGAATGTAGGTTTACTGGCACAGAATTTTGCAAGCAATAACTTAAGTGTGCGGGTAAGTGTAACAAACCCGTTAAATGTTACTAGCACTTTACCTGCTACTGTAATCAGTACCGGAACACTTGCTTCAGGCGATTCAATAACTGTTAACCCTGTAACCAATTATAACATGAACACTCCCGGTACTTATACCTTTAAGTTATGGGCCGGTACTACTACTGAAGTAAATACAAACGATACACTCACTGTAACCATCAATGTAAAACCTTTACCTCCGGTAGTTACTTCAACTGTAACTTATTGCCAGAATGCAACAGCAACAGCACTTACCGCAACAGGAGTTAACACCTTGTTATGGTTTACGAGTTCTTCAGGTGGAGCGGGTAGTAATACTGCGCCAACACCCGTTACCACATCAGCGGGCACTACACTTTATTATGTAGCTGATAGCAATGCTATAACAGGTTGTATCAGTGCAAGAGCATTGATTACTGTTAACGTTACCGCACCTGTTGCAAACAACAGTATTACTTCATTGCCACAAATTATTTGTTCAGGCTCATCACCAACAACCATAACAGCTTCAACACCAACAGGAGGTAGTGGCACTACTTATACCTATTCATGGTTAAGTTCAACAACAAGTGCTACTACCGGATTTGCCGTAGCATCAGGAACAGTAAATACACAAAACTATTCACCGGCAGCATTAACGCAAGCCATGTGGTTTAGAAGAAAAGTAATATCAGGTGCCTGTGCTGCTGATACTTCTGCAGCCATTAAAGTAGACATTAATTTAAATTCAACGTGGAATGGCTCTATGAGTACTGACTGGGCTGACCCTGATAATTGGTCAAATGGTGTTGTGCCTTGTAACAATAGCAATGTAACCATTCCCGCACTTTCATTTAATTATCCAATTATAAGTGTACCTGTAACAGTAAATAAATTAAATATAAATAGTGGTGCAAGCCTTACTTTACTTGGAGCAAACGCACAATTAAATTTATTGGATTCGTTTATCAATAATGGACTTTTTACCAGTGCTAATGGTACTAAGATAAATTTCAATGGAAGCTCACAACAAATAATACCCGCAGGTAATTATGCCAAGTTGCAAATAAACAATACTGCGGGAGCTATATTAGGTGGGTCAGTTACGTTAAGCGATTCATTATTGTTGACCAATGGTATACTTTATTTAGATGCTAATAATTTAACATTGGGTACAAACTCTTATGCGGGTGCTGGAAGTGCAAACAGCTTTATTAAAACCAATGGTTTTGGTTCAGTTATAGTTAACGGGGTAGGTGGTACAGGTAAAACAGGCAATGTAATTATACCCATAGGAAATGCTACATTCAATCCTGTTAAATTGCTTAATGCAGGAACAACCGATAACTTTACTTTACGTTTATTTGATAGTGTAACAGCTAACTATTCAGGCTCGTCATCGGTTGGTAATAAGTTACCTGGTAATGTAGTAGACCGAACGTGGATTATAAACGAAGGAACAGCGGGAGGAAGCAATGCAACCGTAACTTTGCAGTGGAATACAATAGATGAGTTGCCGGGTTTTACTCGTTTTGCCTGCTTTGTATCTCGTTACAACGGAACTTTTTGGGTGGGTAATCCTCCTTCAGCAGCAATAGGTTCAAATCCTTATACGCAAACCCTTTCAGGTATTACCGCATTCTCTCCATTCAGTATTGCTAACCTTGCTTTTCCTGTTGAGTTAATTAGCTTTAAAGGAGAAGAAAATGGCAACAAAGTATTACTTACTTGGGCAACAGCCAGTGAAATAAACAACGATCATTTTACAGTAGAGCGGTCATTTGATAATGTAAACTTTACAGCCATTGGTACTGTTAAGGGAGCAGGCACCAGTAGTCGTATAAACACCTATAATTTTACCGATATAGATGCTATTGCATTAGCCCAACCAACTTTGTATTACAGGTTAAAACAAGTAGATATGGATGGCACATTTACTTACTCAACTATTGTTGTTATCAATTTGAATAAAGGCAATCATACATTAGAAACCATTACACCAAATCCTTTTGACAATGCACTTAAAATTACATTCAACGGCAATAAAACAGTTACCCATGTGCAGGTGAAAATTACTGATATAAACGGACGCATTGTGTCAGAACGTACTGTATCTTCACCGGTAGATATACAATTTATTAACCTTGATAATTTAGCTAACTTAACTACAGGTATGTATAATGTGCTTGTAGTTACCAATGGAGAAACCAATATTTATAAAGTAGTAAAAAATTAA
- a CDS encoding YiiD C-terminal domain-containing protein, giving the protein MQITELPFNKLINLELSDKEDYLLKLSANQAYTNHLNTVHAAALFALAEATSGQFLLIHFPAYGNNLIPVVRKVTVKYKKPATGAIYSKANLVDINVADISTQLATKKRVSFTLHVELFDTHNTLVFDGHFEWFVSVLEQ; this is encoded by the coding sequence ATGCAAATAACTGAACTGCCTTTTAACAAACTGATTAATCTTGAACTGTCAGACAAGGAAGATTACTTACTGAAACTATCAGCCAACCAAGCTTACACCAACCACTTAAACACGGTGCATGCTGCAGCATTATTTGCTTTAGCCGAAGCCACCAGCGGGCAGTTCCTGTTAATTCATTTTCCTGCTTATGGAAACAATTTAATACCTGTTGTTAGAAAAGTAACTGTTAAATATAAAAAACCGGCTACAGGCGCTATTTACTCCAAAGCTAATCTGGTTGATATAAATGTAGCTGATATCAGCACACAACTAGCCACTAAAAAACGTGTTTCATTTACACTGCACGTTGAGTTATTTGACACCCATAACACGCTTGTTTTTGACGGCCATTTTGAATGGTTTGTAAGCGTATTGGAGCAATAA
- a CDS encoding class I SAM-dependent methyltransferase yields MNYDPIKKDLGIVFNKYTILRKFFYSLLDLLLLRSWHIHRELKTWINKNPKALICDAGSGFGQYSYFLAKHKNQYTIDSLDVMEKQIADCNEFFGKVGLTNAKFQFADLTKPFATNKYDLVLCVDVMEHILEDVDVFTNYYQAMKPGAMLLISTPSDQGGSDVHEETGESFIGEHVRDGYPVAEMEEKLMKAGFSKDKIEILYSYGAPGKIAWKLSMKYPMSMLNTSKAFFIILPFYYIITFPISFILNYLDTNSTHKTGTGLIVKAWK; encoded by the coding sequence ATGAATTACGATCCAATAAAGAAAGATTTAGGCATAGTATTTAATAAGTATACCATTTTACGTAAATTCTTTTACAGCTTGCTCGATTTACTTTTGTTGCGCAGTTGGCATATACACCGTGAATTAAAAACATGGATTAATAAAAACCCGAAAGCATTGATTTGTGATGCGGGCTCGGGCTTTGGTCAGTACAGTTATTTTTTAGCTAAACATAAAAACCAATACACCATAGATTCATTGGATGTAATGGAAAAACAAATTGCTGATTGCAATGAATTTTTTGGTAAAGTAGGTTTAACCAATGCTAAATTTCAGTTTGCTGATTTAACCAAACCTTTTGCTACCAATAAATATGATTTGGTTTTATGTGTAGATGTAATGGAACATATTTTAGAAGATGTTGATGTATTTACCAATTACTACCAAGCCATGAAACCGGGCGCTATGTTATTAATTTCAACCCCTAGCGACCAAGGCGGAAGTGATGTACACGAAGAAACAGGCGAAAGCTTTATAGGCGAGCATGTACGCGATGGATACCCGGTAGCTGAAATGGAAGAAAAATTAATGAAAGCAGGTTTCAGTAAAGATAAAATTGAAATATTATACAGCTACGGAGCTCCCGGTAAAATAGCATGGAAACTAAGTATGAAATACCCAATGTCTATGTTAAATACCAGTAAAGCATTCTTTATTATATTACCTTTTTATTATATTATTACTTTTCCTATCAGCTTTATTTTAAATTACCTTGATACCAATAGTACCCACAAAACGGGTACCGGTTTAATTGTAAAAGCTTGGAAATAA
- the rbfA gene encoding 30S ribosome-binding factor RbfA — MGIRQEKFAGIIQQYLADIFLKEAGSFNNAFITISRVEMSPDLGYAKVYLSFLNTTNKTELLDLINLNNKEIRKRLAAKIKNQARIVPELSFFIDESLDYVFHMENILKKVKDEDDKKGK, encoded by the coding sequence ATGGGTATTCGTCAGGAAAAATTTGCAGGCATTATACAACAGTATTTGGCTGATATATTTTTAAAAGAAGCAGGTTCTTTTAACAACGCTTTTATTACAATTAGCCGAGTGGAAATGTCGCCTGACTTGGGCTATGCTAAAGTATATCTTAGCTTTTTAAATACTACCAATAAAACAGAGTTACTCGACTTAATTAACCTTAACAATAAAGAAATTCGCAAACGCCTTGCAGCCAAAATAAAAAATCAGGCTCGTATTGTACCTGAATTGAGTTTTTTCATTGATGAAAGTTTGGATTATGTTTTCCATATGGAAAATATATTGAAAAAGGTAAAAGACGAAGACGACAAAAAAGGAAAATAA
- a CDS encoding O-methyltransferase encodes MSFNLIPDNLQQYCDDATSDESSVLQQLNRHTHANILQPRMLSGHFQGRLLSMISHLLKPKYILEIGTYTGYSAICLAEGLQENGKLVTIDVNPEHEDLVNDYIEKSGNKGKIQHIIGDAYQIIRTLNHAFDLVFIDADKPNYPKYYELVLNIIPSGAFILIDNVLWSGKVLDANHIEKDRDTKILHDLNQHITNDTRVENILLPLRDGLMLVRKK; translated from the coding sequence ATGAGTTTTAATTTAATTCCTGATAACTTACAGCAATACTGCGATGATGCTACTTCAGATGAAAGCAGCGTTTTACAGCAGCTTAACAGGCATACACATGCCAATATATTACAGCCTCGTATGTTAAGCGGACATTTTCAAGGTCGTTTGCTAAGCATGATTAGTCATTTACTAAAACCGAAATATATTTTAGAAATAGGTACTTATACCGGTTATTCGGCTATTTGTCTGGCCGAAGGCTTACAGGAAAATGGTAAACTCGTTACCATTGATGTGAATCCGGAGCATGAGGATTTAGTTAATGATTATATAGAAAAATCGGGCAACAAAGGAAAAATACAACATATTATTGGCGATGCTTACCAGATTATACGCACCTTAAACCATGCATTTGATTTGGTTTTTATTGATGCTGACAAACCTAATTACCCTAAATATTACGAATTGGTATTAAATATAATTCCTTCGGGTGCTTTTATATTAATTGACAATGTGCTTTGGAGCGGAAAGGTTTTGGATGCAAACCACATAGAAAAAGATCGTGACACCAAAATTTTACACGACTTAAACCAGCATATTACCAACGACACCCGGGTGGAGAATATATTATTGCCTTTAAGGGACGGGCTTATGCTGGTTCGTAAAAAATAA
- a CDS encoding MgtC/SapB family protein — protein MVTITQFELRLLLALLLGAAIGLERQWRHKMAGVKTNALVSLGSALFILLGAKIMDSSSEARIAAQIITGIGFLGAGAIMKEGFSVSGLNTAATIWCSGAVGCLAGLGFWYEAGIGTLFVILSHLVLRPVEARIEKRSQGNQSGGRHRLLIKCSLAVKDVVRVNLFKIIEKTNNLKVNSYNVEFINNENVVIDITLKVLDKADEDINEIDEMLHSINDMQLVRWDTLE, from the coding sequence ATGGTAACAATTACTCAATTTGAACTTCGCTTGCTGCTGGCTTTGTTGCTGGGAGCAGCTATTGGTTTAGAGCGTCAGTGGCGTCATAAAATGGCTGGTGTTAAAACCAATGCTTTGGTATCATTGGGTTCCGCATTATTTATTTTGTTAGGAGCTAAAATAATGGATAGCTCAAGCGAGGCACGCATAGCTGCCCAAATAATAACAGGTATTGGTTTTTTAGGTGCCGGTGCTATAATGAAAGAAGGTTTTAGCGTATCTGGTTTAAACACGGCAGCTACTATTTGGTGTAGCGGGGCAGTAGGTTGTTTAGCAGGTTTAGGTTTTTGGTACGAGGCAGGTATAGGTACTTTGTTTGTAATCTTATCACATTTGGTATTACGTCCGGTTGAAGCCAGAATAGAGAAAAGAAGTCAGGGCAACCAAAGTGGTGGTCGTCATAGATTACTTATTAAATGCAGCTTGGCAGTAAAAGATGTAGTAAGGGTTAACTTGTTTAAGATTATTGAAAAGACAAACAATTTAAAAGTAAACTCTTACAATGTAGAGTTTATAAACAATGAAAATGTAGTGATAGATATAACTTTAAAAGTATTGGATAAAGCAGATGAAGACATTAATGAAATAGACGAAATGCTGCATAGTATAAATGATATGCAACTGGTAAGGTGGGATACGTTAGAGTAA